CAGTCAGATTCATAATACAGatgtatctttaaaaaaacaaaacatttaaatagaaATAACGTTTAAAACGTCAATTTCGGCCGGTGACTGACTGCAGGTGCATCTCACAGGTGCATGTAGAGTATCGTGACATTTTTTCCGTAGTTTCATTCATAACGTGACACCTTCATATATTGTAGAACCATTACATATACAGTGGCATGTTTtgagcctttttttgttttaatctagtctcttttttaaatacatcacAGAGAGAAATTAAGGCCAGTCGCTCAGCCGAAACGCAGCTTTCCGTCGCGACCATAAATGCTAtataattacattatacatacatTGTAATTACTCACAAGCAAGTAGTggtagattatatatatatatactgtatatcctaTATTTCTTGACAATATTATCTCCTGTTGACGAACGATAGAATAAGGCTTTGCTCACCATGTCCATTTCACGTTAGACTAGCTATAGTCTGATTCTGGTGGCAACTTAGCTGTCTCAACAGCTCTTAGCTCTCAACATAACACATGATCTACGTGACATGACTGAATTTTACAATTACAAATAGAAACAATTGTTTAGTCTTACTTGTGAAAGGTAATTCCTTGCGATCTCGTTTGAATCGTCCTGACGGTAGTGCACCCCCAAGCGGCGCATGAAGTAGGCATCTTCACTCCGAAGACGAAATAACTCCCGTACCAAGATGGCGCCGACGATTTATGCCGCCCAAGGCCGAAGGGGGCGTCtacctatatgatgtctatggttgggagtgtccttcgatccacacttcacgattagcccgttttgagtacggcatccgggtccttgaagtatacttcttttcgccggatctgaattgtaacgtactgcgtactcaaatgttggctagtaagtacggacagtacgggtattggaacacggcagaaGGGGCGGGACTTCTCCCAAGTTTTCCCGCTTCTTCTCAGTTTGGGGCCGAATCAACTGAAAAATAGAATCTCGGATCTCCATTTTTGTGCCATTCAAGTGCATGTGGTAAGGCATATTATGCtctgaaatgtattatatttgattattatataatttaatGGCTAACATAACGAAGCATAAGTGGACGACGTAAGTGATTTATGGTCAGAATCCCTCCAATCATCGTGTTGACTAGTCAGCGCCAATTCACTAACCAACGTTAAGTAACTCTTATTAACTTAGCAAAGGGATGTTAGCCGTCGACATTTTCCCCAGATGTTCTAATTATGTTTCATTGTTAGACGATTGATCTGGACtcaagctgtaggcctaccagtcAGATGAGTAactcagtggaggaggtgagacaccatATCAATACTTTAAACATCTGTTCATGCAACATTGGTGAGTTAATCACCATTAAATATGATCAGATAAGACCAATGTGTTCATGAAAGGGACCCTCCATGGAGAGAATGGCAATTTAGGAGAAcgatattactttatttatgcaAAATATGTGGGATTTACAACAGTTAATTGGCTGCTCTATAGCAACTGTTGACTTTGATATATTCAGTATTACCTAGAATGTGTTACGGTTGTAGTTAAGGTTGTTTATCTACAAAGTGGTAAGGTTGTAGATGAACAGTATTGGACATtatgttgtctgtttgtggtgAAGGAGGACTTTGCGGATATCAGGGCCTACTTTTCCACAACAAAATGGAACCGCCTCTGTAtggcagagaaaaaaagattcctgcagatcaaggaaaaccatttggttctggcgtctcttggtaaaccactcatacttaaatactattttactgagtacattgctatacatacagacacaggtggtgctgctgtacacatcactgcttcttgtgtgtgtgtatgtgtatgtgtgtgggtgtgtgtgtgtgtgtgtgtgtgtgtgtgtgtctgtgtctgtgtctgtgtctgtgtctgtgtgtgtgtgtgtgtgtgtgtgtgtgtgtgtgtgtgtgtgtgtgtgtgtgtgtgtgtgtgtgtgtgtgtgtgtgtgtgtgtgttgtcaggcCTGTCCtctgtggctccagccttcatgaggagagagaagtccggccaggtgagagtctgctcacctgaagagacagactctgaggaggagcagctctggacctctggattgaCCGGTACAAAGACATTTACAAGACATTTCTGGAAGGGGTAATGTGCAGTGAACATTATCCCTTTCAAAGCCCTGAAGATACATTAGCCCGCTTATACTGCTTAATCATTCATTTGACCAAAGATATAGCaacaaaaaggggttttattgatttaaagggaTTTTATTGCATCTGGAAAAAGGAAAACCTGTAATAAACGTATTTAATAATAGGTTGTACCTCATAGTAAATTAGCAGGTTATATTACCcattttagtcagttagttgaagtgagtcgtttATATATACTACTTTATAGTCAGTTAGTAGGAGTTAGTAGCATACATCCTTACTTATAGTTAGTCAGATATAGTAAGTAAGTTAGGTTTTATACTTCATTGGTTGTTAGTAGCTTATACTACCtttttagtcagttagtagTAGTGAGTAGGATACTTCCTTAGAGTCAGTAAGTAGTTATTAGGTTAAATATTGATTTATTGTAAGTCAGAAAGTTAAATACTACCTTTATAGTAAGTTAATAGTAATAGGTTTTATACTGCCTTGGTTGTAAATAGCTTCTAAGCTACCTTTTAGTCAGTTAGTCATCGTTAATATAGTACATCCTTACATATGGTCTGTTTGTTGTAGTTAATAGGTCACATCCTAACTCATATAGTCAGTTGGTAATAGTTAGCAGGTTACATCCTAACCTAAAGCCAGTTATGTCAGCAGGTGCTCGAGTGTGGAAGCCACCAACAGTCAGACAGGGGTCTCTACAACAGCCCAGTACGTCAGATGCAGTTTCTGTACAGGTATAAAACAGCacacatcaccttcagcagccttACCATGTCCTGTCCTCTATGGTACGAGACCTGCTTCATGTCCGTGTGACAGCAGACTCATGGATTAAGGGTATTAATGACACCAGCACGATGTATAACCTTAGACGTATTGTTGCTAGGAGGTAAGGTGTGTCCTACCCACATTAATAAAACAGGGAGTACTCCTAACTAGAGGTTCTGTCTGTCAGAGTCTCTCAGGGCGGGGCTGGAGTGACCAGGAGGTCTCTGGAGGGCCCACTCCTTCTCATCCAGAGATCGacccccccggaggaggagtagagaggggctctgcagtccaggaggaggtctcATTGGGTTAGCTCTGATCCCACCACTGCTTCCCTGCAATAACACCTTGTTGTACACGTATagtctgtaactgtgtgtgtgtgtgtgtgtgtgtgtgtgtgtgtgtgtgtgtgtgtgtgtgtgtgtgtgtgaatcagttCTCCATGAACATATGAAGGGCTCAAATGTTTATTCAAGAGAGACGAACCTGAGAAATGTTCTCAGAGTTAACTACCAAGAACCAGAAGTACCTAAGGATGACGACTACTTCTGtaagagctctctctctctctctctctctctctctctctctctctctctctctctctctctctctctctctctctctctctctctctctctctctcatatatttctttatattcacaaaccaatttgtaatcttcctgtttctgtctATTTGATATAGATTTGTAGCTGAAGCTCTTTTGGACGTAATAAATGAACTCTCTCCAGTCTGTGATGAGTGTAGGACTTTCTTCCTCGAAGAGTGCGAGGTCCACGGTCCTATCGTCTTCATGGCTGATCGCCCTGTTGCTgtcagagagaaaaagaagacGCTGCCCGCTGGGTTTGAGGTATATGTCGTACTTTAACACAACAAAGTTCTCCCCGTCCAATGAGACAGTATAACATTCATTGTATAATACATTGCCCagctaatgtatataaaaacagtaatgtgaacagttatattgccaaagcagatggatatatctctcccccaatggttcttcttcctgaatcgtgctttccgtctatctctccctctctccccccatttccctccatctgcctctctttgtgactccctctctgaactGTCCCCCCtgtagtggtgccgagatgatgcctcatgaaacgtcaaagcctctcagccagatgaaccaccaaagtggttcgtgctcgaagcttcaaatgagtaccctagggacatctagtggtgaatgaaattatgacaaCCCAACCCAAAATGTGATTTTTGCTTTGTGTGCCGatacaacattaaatcatttgagaattgaagtcatttcagtgatacatgtgtgtgagtgtgccattcataaaatggcacagagctcatgctagaaaataaatcatttggcaaaagtgtgtcttagcagacgcttttatccaaagcgacttacatcggtaaatacacacattgacacaccgacggcagagtcaaccatgcaaggcgacagtcagCTGTCAGGAGCAAAGTGACAGGGACACAACAACACTGAACTTGGAGgacctggggattgaactagccaccggttacaagtcaactgctctacctcctgagctaagccgagcCACCCTGCATGACAACTGAGAAGGAGTTATTAATTTAATTGCCATTAAAGTCGAAATCTCCCGCCAATACTGAACCCATATTTCGAAGCAGTAGCCCGAggcgaagcctcgaacgtcacaccctacgtcatttcgccaatgtgaatcctactcgaagcggagcttcgctgggggaggagccaaggtactcgacacacgccccgatgcctcgacgcaaaacgTAACATCACTacccccctgtccctcccccctctttcctttcctccctccctcttcttgtctaaatctctctcttgctcacttgTTTCCCAACTACACATCTCCATTAATTTCTTATCAtatcttatcttcctctccccccctccatctcaccacctctcttcctctctccattcctctcacctctctttgtctctccctgcctcattctctctacatctctctactccatgtgtctccatctcgctctcctctacctctcttgtattctatctctcctccctcctccacctctccctccctctatgtattcctctcactctacgactctcctcctctctccatctctgtctcaagtggggtagatcagagattctgggatccctggggccggtctaggggtgttttactgtggagacggtggccttcccattggaacacactttggaccctacgaaggacacaggacggatgaagagggagccctggagagtggatactcctgggaggtcagtgtgtttgtattcatttattttgatctagtcttgtgtgtgtgcttgtgtgtttattggatgGCATAGAGTCTGATTAACAAATGTCTCCAGATCTACAAGAGCAGACACAGTGATTAcattgatgcaaagagagagacactttctaactggatgaggtaggaccctattcacttttataccatctactgcatgaataatgttcacaattttcttacttacattactttattgataacatttatatttctccatgtctgttatctgatccacaatattttctgtgttgctaTGACATGTGCAGAAGATAGACTGTAAAGGTGTGTTgacgtacctgtctgtgtgttaggtacGTCACTTGTGCTCGTAATGAAGAGGAAAGGAACCTAATAGCGTTTCAGCACAAAGGAGGGATTCTGTATCGCTCCTGTGGCCTCGTGACTTCAGGAGCAGAGCTCTTGGTCTGGTATGGGGACGAATACGCCAGACATCTGGGAATCGGATTTGATCGACTGTGGAACAACAAGAGCTCTACTAAAGGTCTGCCTTaaagtctgtctttctgtcggggtttggtttctatgcggcacttcatgaccacatctctcattttaattcaaaagagcttggacaataaacatctacattaacaaagcagttaagaaattatacaggaaatagtaaagttttaacataaatttaaacataataaacaaaagatgacaacataatagaaaaatattcttacttggaaaaatgtctaaatgcaaaatatacagtaccatggaggtttcaaaaaatatatacaagtaTACTAATTCAGGTATGCTTGATTAGGCTGATTAGGCTGTGCAGCCTTATCAAGCCCCAAAGCCTAAACCACCTGactctggccaggtgaggctacttaaaccagccatcagcagcactctcaaaaataaaataaatatgactcTCTTTCTCCTAGGAGGGAAATCCCAGCTGACACCAGCACAGGCTTTCCCCTGTCCCGAGTGTCCGTACTCCTACACGTCTCAGATCTTCCTCCACAAACAAATGAAGAGGAGCCATGGCGACCTGTACGGCCGACTGCTGAGGAGTGGAGAAATCAAGGTGGAGCCTAGTCTCCTCCCATACGTCGCAGCCTCCTATCAAGAACCGATCGGAGCCTCCCCGGGAACCGTCCAAAGCACGAGCCAGATTCCAGCAGAAGGAGCCGGACAACACAGATGTGAGAAGTGCAGTAAAACCTTTAGTCGCCCTCATAGTCTGAAgggacaccagcgcatccacacgggagagaaaccataccactgtaaacagtgtgggaaaacatttagtcaatctGGTCATCTGGagagacaccagcgcatccacacaggagagaaaccataccactgtaaacagtgtgggaaaacatttagtcagtctggtgatctgaagaaacaccagcgcatccacacaggagagaaaccataccactgtaaacagtgtgggaaaacatttagtcagtctggtgatctgaagaaacaccagcgcatccacacgggagagaaaccataccactgtcagaagtgtgggaaaacatttagtcgaTCTGGTCATCTCAAGAGACACCAACAACTTCACAGAGGAGTCTCCACCCAAACAACCATGTGAAGAAACTAAATGGTTCCCAGACATCTGTTATTCAAATCGAATCAAACATGGTTCTTGCTGTTATATGTTAAAAGGGCACATGAACGgttaattgtttatcttatcaactttatgtgtttatttatattcatgtctgtatgagtgaagGGTTTTACCCAAAAaaaattcagaaaaaaaaaagtttgagagAGATAATGTTATTATCTGAATTATTTAACTTCCATTTGTCATCAGTAAGGTATCTTATATCTGACGTCATTGTTATATTTACtccatttgtatgtatttatttatttatcctgtagaaattcaaataaaatcggATATGCAGTGCTGAGAAGACTGGTTTTGTCTGGATAGAATAGAAGCAGTCTAACAtgttggtgaattatatttgatatgctGTTATGCATAACGTAGGATGCAACGGATGAGCTGAGGTCCCGTtactgaccaccagagggaaccacagcaccacgaagatgttccccttccctggattcagtgacattttgaattaattattgataattatgCTTCAATCTTCcaataataattactattcaccttccttcaatggaagtgagaaaaaaaggatgtctgatttaaaccgttgaagaggcctgtgatttggtaggctaatacagtgaacaaatgatagatatatcaaccagtggcggtgggtcaatagagggcgctagggcgccgcccctccgtgaaataatCATttcaatatatctgccaactattaatcaACTTTTATCAACACGAAAtgaatcaacaaaaatacatagcgtttatcctcgtttaattgtgtgatatacttgtcactgccagcacccatttaaatgcgtctgaacgtcaatgatttgggctaggctagttattggtaattcaaaataaagccctcctccaagtcaggggcgccggccacgttgaagtcaatcTGAACTAGCTAactttgctgtctatcaagtgTGAACGGCTGaatctgcgttgtgtttcttttttttaatgaatgacgTGACCCACGATCTGTCCGGACTCGGGCActccgacgtccatttattcGTTGCTGAAtctcttcccaagggtatcggAACAAAAAGGGCGACTACATACAATATTATAACAAAAATTgttgaaataaaagaaataaaagacatacctgaatacacacatgtacaaatagcttcctcttagcacttgtgcccttactccaactcctctacgaaacacaccgggggggaaggggaactaGCATGACTACACGAGGGTCAGGTGTATGCTCGGACatcgcaacaaaacacaaagttccccaaaacactgaaatctatctaataactatggatagatatataccccagacttccaattaaacaatatatcatcaaaataactaatataaataatgataaactataagatggtcaaagatttgatcacaagataaatgtacacacctcttcccaagggtatcggaacaaagggaagagggcagggaGCTGACCTGGAGCAGGAGATTCCGGTGCACCACCCTCTCATGTCCGACTCGATCCCTGATCTTATAGACGTGGAGAGAAGGCTTGGAGGCCACAACCGTGTGAACAACCGGCTCCCATTTGTCAGCAAGCTTACGCTTCCCTCTGCCACCCTTGTTTGCTACAAGAACCTGGTCACCGACGGAGAGAGGCAGACCCTTGACCTTTTGTTATACTGGTCAGACTGGTGTTTCTGCTCAATAGCAGAATTCTTATGAGCCAGGAGCATAGCAGAGTGGAGGTCGCTCGCCAGAGACTTCACATAGGCATCATAGTCACAGACTGTCTCGTCACGGGGGACATTCTTGAATAGGAGGTCAACCGGCAGCCGAGGGACCCTCCCAAACATCAAATAGAATGGCGCAAAGCCAGTTGTCTCATGTGCTGTGCAATTATAGACAAACGTCATCGTCTGGACCATTTGGGGCCACTTCTGTTTGGatctgggagggagagaccgtAGCATGTTGCCCAGAGTGCGGTTGAACCTCTCTGTGCCGCCGTTCCCCATGGGATGGTAGGGGGAGGCCCGAGACTTGTTGACACCAGCCAGCTCCAGAAGCTCAGCGATGAGCTCGCTCTCAAAGTTCGCACCCTGGTCAGAGTTGAGACGCTGAGGGAAGCCGTAGACACAGAAGAAGTTGTCCCAGAGCTTCTTCGCCACTTTCCTCGCCGTCTGGTCCTTGCAGGGGAAAGCATGTGCTAATTTGGTAAAATGGTCAGTGACCACTAGCACATCCACAGACTTGTTGTTACTATCCTCGGCTGACCAGAAGTCAATGCAAACGAGCTCTAGAGGGGCAGTGGTCTTAATGCTCTCCAGAGGGGCTCTTGCTGCGGGCTCCGGGGTTTTGCTGAGAACACATCTGTGGCAGTTACGGACATGATCGCGTACATCCTTCTCCATATCACACCAGAAGAATCTTtgacgggcgagagagagagagaacgagactgACCCTGGTGACCAGCCAGGTCATGAACACCAGACAATGCCTGTGACTTCAGGGACTCAGGCAGGATGTATTGGAACCTCTTGTGTTTTGTCAGTGGATCCCTGGTAACCCTGTAGAGGACTCCATGCAGTATAGTGAGCTTTTCCCACTGTTTCAGAACCCGAAGAGTACACTGGCTCTCATTGCAGCGCTCACGCCTGGAGGGTCTCTGCTTCCTATCTACATAGCAGAATACTCTCGAAACGACCGAATCCTGCTGCTGATGGTTTTGCAGGTCtgccagtgagagagaggagaacaaatCCTGGCCAGGAAGGATCAACGAGCTCAAGCGGTCACTCATAGAAGCAGCCCTCTGCCTCGGTGCTGAGTCCCAGTTatcacaagaggagaggagagaggagacgagatcCTCTGACATGGACACATCGACGGCCGCACAAGGAGCAACGCTCCCTAATGATTGAGGCTGACATGTCAGGCGGAATGAGTCCTGTACACATCCCTCCTCCACTTCACACACCTGTTCCAGCAGCCCGGAGTATGGCTCAGACAGAAGACGTTGGCTCAGAGGCTTCACAAAGGGGTCCCTGCTGAGGGCATCAGCCACCACATTCAGTCTCCCTGGAACATGTTTGATCTCGAAAGAGTATGGTGCAAGCTTAGAGACCCAGCGCTGCTCGCAGGCGTCTAGCTTCGGCTTGGTCATGATGAACGTGAGAGGATTGTTATCAGTCCAGACAGTGAACTTGTGTCCTTTGAGCCAGTGGCTGAACttgtcacacacagaccactTCAGAGCCAAGAATTATATTCGATGGGCAGGATAATTTGCTTGGCTGCGACTGAGGGACTTGCTGGCAAACGCTATGGGCCTGGCCTTCTCCTGGCCAGCAGGAACTTGCGAAAGGACTGCACCTAGGCCATCCAATGAAGCATCGGTGGAGAGGATGAATGGCCTATCGAAATCTGGATGAGCCAACACCACACAATTGAGGAGCACCCTCTTCAAATCATCAAACGCCTTCTCACAGACAGGGGTCCAGTCCTGTGGAGTGAGCACACGGAAGGTGCCAGCTCTCCTGGTACCACCAGTGCCACTCCCCTTACGTTTCTGGCCCGCTGTCAGGGCAAAGAGGGGCTTTGCGATGGAGGAACACCCAGGGATGAAGTGTTGGTAGGACAAGACCATTCCGAGGAAAGATCTCACCCTCTTCTGTGATGGTGTGCAGCCATCAGCTTTCATCAGATCTTCCCTACTGAAACCAGAGATAACTCTGACTTTCTCCTGGTCAACTGAGACGCCACTGCTGTCCACCATATGGCCAAGAAATTTCACAGACCTCCTTAGAAAGTGACACTTCTTTTGAGCCAGCTTCAGATTGTTGGCCCTCAGCCGGGAGAAGACCTCCCCCAGACGACTCAGGGCCTCGCCTTCAGAGGGAGCAACTACTAACAGGTCATCCAGGTAACAAAGGAGGCTGGAGAAGTTCAGGTCCCCGAAGATGCTAAGCATCATCCACATGAAGGACGCTGGACTGTTGCACAGGCCCTGGGGGAGCCTATTGTATTCATACCAGCCCAGAGGTGTCGTAAAGGCTGTGAATCTCCTGTCAGACTCATGGAGAGGGACGTTATAGAACCCTGATGTCAGATCCATGGTACTGAATAAGGCATTCCCCCCAAGGCGGCAAGGCAGTCAGCCTGATGGGGCAGTGGGTGGGCGTCCCTGACGGTCTTTGCATTGAGCAAGCGAAAGTCAGTGCAGATTCTCAGGTCCCCGTTCTTCTTCCACACCATGACCAGTGGAGAGGCGTACTCACTCAGAGACTTGCTGATGATACCTTTCATCTCCATCTCAGACAGTACTTCTCTCAGGTGGTGGTAATGAGCAGGAGGGACTCTACGGTAGGGCAGTCGGAAGGGACGGTCGTCAGAAAGGTGGATACGGTGGACGAAGTCTTTTGCCTCCCCACAGTCTAGCTTCCCCTTGGAAAAGACATCCTGAAATTTTAACAACAGCTCAGCCAGCTCCTTCTTCCAATCAGCAGACACAGCCACTAATGTCTATGTCTGCTAACCCATGATCCTTCAGCAGCTGCACAGGATCAAGCATGGATTTCGAAGGAGTAGGAGAACCAGAGACATCAGACTGTGTCTCGCACAGACCTTGAGTGATGGGCAGATCCTCAACagccagacagggagagacgtcAGCCAGCTTGACATTGCGGCGGAGCgtcacagggctgtgtgtggggtTCAGGACCTTGACAGGAACCCAACGATCCCCCCACATGGGTGTCACGAGACGCCCCACCAGAATTTTCTTTGGGGTTGACCGCGCCGAGCTGGGCTCCACGACCACAGTGCTCCCTGGGGACACAGGACCGTTGCTCGGCAACTTCCCCCAGACCACATATTCCTGCTGAGGAAGGAGAGTGACAGCCTGCCTCAGCCTCACTGTGCCTATCTTACTTGGCAGCTCAGGGCCGACCACCGTGAAACGCAGCTCAGGAGCTGGAGGAACTGCTCACACTCTGGGTCACTGCTACTGGAGGAGATGAGCTCCCAGTACCTCTCAGTGGACTTCATCTCCTGTTTGATAGGTCTGATTACATTGCTCCCAAGGATGAACTCATCTCCATGTCCACGAACAACGAATGTCGGCACAATGAACTTAAATCCATAGACCTCAACATCCAGATCGTAGATACACTTTGGCCGTGTAGTGAGGCCACCACAACTGATCAGCACCACATTACCAGGCCCAGGATAAGAACAAGGGAGAACACCGGCAGCTCTCAGTTTGGATTCTGCCTCCTCATTAAGCGTGCATGACATGCTGCCTGAATCTAACATTCCTTTCAATATAGACTGGCCACCGACTGACACTGGAGCATAAAACAACTCACTAGCTCTGTCCACTCTCTGCGACCCTACCATTATGACCGTCTTGTCTTCAGGAAGCTGGCTGCAACTATTTACATAGACAGATTGCAAATCTCGTTCTCCAATGAGGGTGACTCCATCACTGCCCacgctatccctctctctacgtTGGCTGGCTCTGAGAACTCTGCTGATTCTGTGAGCGGGCGTTCTGACGAGGACCCCTCTGACCAGTGGCAAGAGAAGCGGTACACATAGAGAGGACTCTGTCAAACATAGCGTC
The nucleotide sequence above comes from Gadus chalcogrammus isolate NIFS_2021 unplaced genomic scaffold, NIFS_Gcha_1.0 GACHA074, whole genome shotgun sequence. Encoded proteins:
- the LOC130378378 gene encoding zinc finger protein 345-like, which codes for MSNSVEEEDFADIRAYFSTTKWNRLCMAEKKRFLQIKENHLVLASLGLSSVAPAFMRREKSGQVRVCSPEETDSEEEQLWTSGLTGARVWKPPTVRQGSLQQPSTSDAVSVQSLSGRGWSDQEVSGGPTPSHPEIDPPGGGVERGSAVQEEVSLVLHEHMKGSNVYSRETNLRNVLRVNYQEPEVPKDDDYFFCDECRTFFLEECEVHGPIVFMADRPVAVREKKKTLPAGFEIRDSGIPGAGLGVFYCGDGGLPIGTHFGPYEGHRTDEEGALESGYSWEIYKSRHSDYIDAKRETLSNWMRYVTCARNEEERNLIAFQHKGGILYRSCGLVTSGAELLVWYGDEYARHLGIGFDRLWNNKSSTKGGKSQLTPAQAFPCPECPYSYTSQIFLHKQMKRSHGDLYGRLLRSGEIKVEPSLLPYVAASYQEPIGASPGTVQSTSQIPAEGAGQHRCEKCSKTFSRPHSLKGHQRIHTGEKPYHCKQCGKTFSQSGHLERHQRIHTGEKPYHCKQCGKTFSQSGDLKKHQRIHTGEKPYHCKQCGKTFSQSGDLKKHQRIHTGEKPYHCQKCGKTFSRSGHLKRHQQLHRGPNPYECEKCSKTFSHSDSLKVHQRIHMGEKPYHCQQCGETFSLSGDLKRHQRIHTGEKPYHCKQCGKTFSLSDDLKKHQCIHTGEKPYHCKQCGKTFNRSGNLKLHQRIHTGEKPYHCQQCGKTFSRSDEFKVHQRIHTGENPNHCQQCGKTFRSSSHLKVHQRIHTGEKPCNCKQCGKTFSTSGNLKSHAQLHRGVSTQTTM